One window of the Perca flavescens isolate YP-PL-M2 chromosome 5, PFLA_1.0, whole genome shotgun sequence genome contains the following:
- the erlin2 gene encoding erlin-2, whose product MAQWGVILAVIAALGGAALLSSVHKIDEGHTGVYYRGGALLTVTSGPGFHLMLPFITSYKSVQTTLQTDEVKNVPCGTSGGVMIYFDRIEVVNYLVQSAVYDIVRNFTADYDKALIFNKVHHELNQFCSVHSLQEVYIGLFDQIDENLKLTLQEDLTSMAPGLIIQAVRVTKPNIPESIRRNYELMESEKTKLLVSVQTQKVVEKEAETERIKAVIEAEKVAQVAEIKFGQKVMEKETEKRISEIEDGAFLAQQRARADAEFYTSQRVAEANKLKLTPEYLQLMKFKAIAANSKIYFGNEIPQMFVDSGSAGSSIKASAAMDIVAEQILDLD is encoded by the exons ATGGCCCAGTGGGGTGTCATACTCGCAGTAATCGCCGCTCTCGGAGGAGCAGCGCTCTTATCCTCCGTGCACAAGATCGATGAGGGACACACTGGAGTTTACTACAG gGGAGGGGCTCTCCTGACCGTCACCAGCGGCCCTGGTTTCCATCTTATGCTTCCATTCATCACATCCTACAAGTCTGTTCAG ACAACGCTGCAGACAGACGAGGTGAAGAATGTACCATGCGGCACGAG tggAGGAGTGATGATTTACTTTGACCGTATAGAAGTGGTGAACTATCTCGTTCAATCAGCAG TGTACGACATAGTGAGGAACTTCACGGCAGACTACGACAAAGCATTGATATTCAACAAGGTTCACCATGAGCTCAACCAGTTCTGCAGTGTTCACTCGCTGCAGGAGGTCTACATCGGCTTGTTTG ACCAAATCGATGAAAACCTGAAGTTGACACTACAAGAGGATCTAACATCCATGGCACCAGGACTCATCATACAG GCGGTCCGTGTCACAAAACCCAATATCCCAGAGAGCATTCGCAGGAACTACGAGCTCat GGAGAGCGAGAAGACGAAGCTGCTTGTCTCTGTACAGACACAGAAGGTTGTGGAGAAGGAGGCAGAAACCGAAAGGATCAAAGCTGTGATAG AGGCTGAGAAAGTGGCTCAAGTGGCAGAGATCAAGTTTGGACAGAAGGTGATGGAGaaggaaactgaaaaaaggATCTCTGAAATCGAAG ACGGCGCTTTCCTGGCCCAGCAGAGAGCCAGGGCCGATGCAGAGTTCTATACATCACAGAGAGTCGCAGAGGCCAATAAG CTGAAGTTAACACCAGAGTACTTGCAGCTAATGAAGTTCAAGGCCATCGCAGCCAACAGCAAAATCTACTTTGGGAATGAAATACCCCAGATGTTTGTGGACTCTGGCTCTGCAGGGAGCTCTATCAAGGCCTCTGCAGCCATGGACATTGTTGCTGAGCAGATCCTGGACCTGGATTAG